The following coding sequences are from one Streptomyces dengpaensis window:
- a CDS encoding serine/threonine-protein kinase — translation MSEAERAGASRQDKSERLLAGRYRLGDVLGRGGMGTVWRAEDETLGRTVAVKELRFPSSIDEDEKRRLITRTLREAKAIARIRNNGAVTVFDVVDEDNRPWIVMELIEGKSLAEVIREDGLLTPKRAAEVGLAILDVLRSAHREGILHRDVKPSNVLISEDGRVVLTDFGIAQVEGDPSITSTGMLVGAPSYISPERARGHKPGPAADLWSLGGLLYASVEGVPPYDKGSAIATLTAVMTEPVEQPKNAGPLENVIYGLLAKDPGQRLDDAGARAMLSDVLYASEPKETVPEPSDATKVVAWPPVPDEGPGAGSSGGAGAKRGEEAADRLRGALRSVRKAAAAAGAGTEASGPAGDEGAASAGASTAVSPAASASPSASGSSAASGKSGSGSGWPVAPDRPPRPAPRASLTDVVPRRTLVIVAVIVALAVLGTVLALTLGGGDGDGAKDGKSGDTKAAVSSGATASSGSKNSGGTHTDGGDKTGASAGSDPEGTANATSGATPSASASGGAGSGGKESGSTAVSTYKSGQGFSIGLPKGWKYQSTDSAGARFTGPDGQKLLVGWTTTPKDDPVADWKNQERYMTRSQYQRVRIEQVDYRGWNTADWEFTYADGGTKYRSIDRGFVVNAHQGYALMYTAKASDWDGGLRKDTWKTLTKTFQPKS, via the coding sequence ATGTCGGAGGCGGAGCGGGCGGGAGCATCCCGTCAGGACAAGAGCGAACGTCTCCTCGCCGGGCGGTACCGGCTGGGAGACGTTCTCGGCCGCGGTGGCATGGGCACGGTGTGGCGGGCCGAGGACGAGACCCTGGGCCGTACGGTCGCGGTCAAGGAGCTGCGGTTCCCGTCGAGCATCGACGAGGACGAGAAGCGACGGCTGATCACGCGCACGCTGCGTGAGGCCAAGGCGATCGCGCGGATCCGCAACAACGGCGCGGTGACGGTCTTCGACGTGGTCGACGAGGACAACCGGCCGTGGATCGTGATGGAGCTCATCGAGGGCAAGTCTCTCGCCGAGGTCATCCGTGAGGACGGCCTGCTCACGCCGAAGCGTGCCGCGGAAGTGGGCCTGGCGATTCTCGACGTGCTGCGTTCCGCGCACCGCGAGGGCATCCTGCACCGGGACGTGAAGCCGTCCAACGTGCTGATCTCCGAGGACGGCCGGGTCGTGCTGACCGACTTCGGTATCGCGCAGGTCGAGGGCGACCCGTCCATCACCTCGACCGGCATGCTCGTCGGCGCGCCCTCGTACATCTCGCCGGAGCGGGCGCGCGGTCACAAGCCCGGACCAGCGGCCGACCTGTGGTCGCTGGGCGGTCTGCTGTACGCGTCGGTGGAGGGCGTGCCTCCGTACGACAAGGGTTCCGCGATCGCGACGCTCACCGCGGTGATGACCGAGCCGGTGGAGCAGCCGAAGAACGCGGGGCCACTGGAGAACGTGATCTACGGGCTCCTCGCCAAGGACCCCGGGCAGCGGCTCGACGACGCCGGCGCGCGGGCGATGCTCAGCGACGTGCTGTACGCCTCCGAGCCCAAGGAGACGGTGCCGGAGCCGTCGGACGCGACGAAGGTCGTGGCGTGGCCGCCGGTGCCCGATGAGGGTCCGGGCGCGGGGAGTTCGGGCGGCGCCGGGGCCAAGCGGGGCGAGGAGGCGGCGGATCGTTTGCGCGGGGCGCTGCGTTCCGTGCGGAAGGCCGCGGCGGCGGCCGGGGCCGGTACGGAGGCCTCCGGGCCGGCGGGTGACGAGGGGGCGGCATCCGCGGGTGCGTCCACTGCTGTGTCGCCTGCCGCGTCCGCGTCGCCCTCGGCGTCCGGTTCCTCCGCGGCGTCCGGCAAGTCCGGCTCGGGATCCGGGTGGCCGGTGGCTCCCGATAGGCCGCCGCGGCCCGCGCCTCGGGCGTCGTTGACGGATGTGGTGCCGCGGCGGACGTTGGTGATCGTCGCGGTGATCGTGGCGCTGGCCGTGCTCGGAACGGTGCTGGCGCTGACGCTTGGCGGCGGGGACGGCGACGGGGCGAAGGACGGCAAGAGCGGCGACACCAAGGCGGCCGTGTCCAGCGGGGCGACCGCGAGCAGCGGCAGCAAGAACAGCGGCGGCACTCACACCGACGGTGGTGACAAGACGGGCGCCTCCGCGGGTTCCGACCCGGAGGGGACCGCGAACGCCACGTCGGGCGCGACGCCGAGTGCGAGCGCGTCGGGCGGTGCGGGCAGCGGCGGCAAGGAGTCGGGCAGCACCGCCGTGTCGACGTACAAGAGCGGTCAGGGGTTCTCGATCGGGCTGCCGAAGGGGTGGAAGTACCAGTCGACGGACAGCGCGGGAGCCCGGTTCACCGGTCCCGACGGGCAGAAGCTTCTGGTCGGCTGGACGACGACGCCCAAGGACGACCCGGTCGCGGACTGGAAGAACCAGGAGCGGTACATGACGCGCTCGCAGTACCAGCGGGTGCGCATCGAGCAAGTGGACTACCGCGGCTGGAACACGGCCGACTGGGAGTTCACTTATGCGGACGGAGGCACGAAGTACCGGTCGATCGACCGCGGGTTCGTCGTCAACGCGCATCAGGGGTACGCGCTGATGTACACGGCCAAAGCGTCTGACTGGGACGGTGGGCTGCGCAAGGACACGTGGAAGACGCTGACCAAGACGTTCCAGCCGAAGTCGTGA
- a CDS encoding protein kinase — protein MDDYAGRVLADRYRLPLPPADEYELAETRAFDTYSGQEVLVRQVPLPEVVEAEVLDADGLPEGFVARDGGVRRASARTTRRPTEPAVRRAIEAAQAAAQIPDHPRLDQVFDVFAEGGSLWIVSELVPARPLAALLAEKPLSPYRAAEVASDVLTALRVLHAHGWVHRNITVRTVLVCDDGRVMLTGLAAGAAEEALCGYDPIPDRDDSGTRAAESGVAGGAGSGGRAGQAGGGGSPGAGGGVPRGAGTGAPGAPRGSGFGGGRTPGVAVAASAAGSDPEAARRAAIEARAERGAPVPGTPTGSAAGGAGPRALEAGGAEGAAQAGGAGGDIRAARAGAIAAYRAGARAAARVQEEQRGSQVALPAARPSAQADQAELAERAGQADASSPQPQPQPQPRSHAHAPGHSTSQPLGQGGGAPLLPGQATPPGQIADPYGVRAGNGSTWHGAQPRTGTGPGTGTHPGIDSGAIDGGTAQGRAALPAAGPNSAARTGTGTPALAPGQWSAAEHGGPGPSTAVGAQDHTRTPDGTQGRTGHWNELVAGASSPRRGPATALAAERARQARMAVVGPVTERWAPEQAGPVHENWQLAAPIGPATDLWALGALLFRAVQGHAPYPEENTAELVQLVCAEPPAFAEECGPLRPVVESLLRQDPTERLDFEELRGWLRSLVRSAPEPEAGTHVVATPPVDPRRLPIVRRRGELVRRRRAGLPATSPHARHKRSRKDRPAKPRRLGRNLLLLVLLLLAAGIAYAMVFMPKAEPTSSGGSGSTSGTDGDRTGAAGDVSPAPDTGGDGKASSEPRPDQTSPGADKSPSDAASSTESQSSGNADVAQGFKLRKDPEGFSVAVADGWDRTPKNGSGQVVYSQGDFELIVVPGRDSTSTYGGDPMTYQRESERELQPFRDSTWATSSGMRRIDVGGRTMAEGQFTWQDSAGRSLYVRNLAILIGGRYHVVQLRGPEAERDEVTRLYEQASATYQVAG, from the coding sequence GTGGACGACTATGCGGGACGGGTACTCGCCGACCGCTACCGCCTGCCGCTGCCGCCGGCGGACGAGTACGAACTCGCCGAGACCCGTGCCTTCGACACGTACAGCGGGCAGGAAGTCCTGGTACGGCAGGTGCCGTTGCCGGAGGTCGTCGAGGCCGAGGTGCTCGACGCGGATGGCTTGCCCGAGGGGTTCGTGGCCCGGGACGGCGGGGTGCGGCGGGCGTCCGCGCGAACCACGCGCCGGCCCACCGAACCGGCCGTGCGACGGGCGATCGAGGCCGCACAGGCCGCCGCGCAGATCCCTGACCACCCCCGGCTCGACCAGGTCTTCGACGTGTTCGCCGAGGGCGGGTCGCTGTGGATAGTCAGCGAGTTGGTGCCCGCGAGGCCGCTGGCCGCGCTGCTCGCCGAGAAGCCGCTGAGCCCCTACCGGGCCGCCGAGGTCGCCTCCGACGTCCTCACCGCGCTGCGCGTGCTGCACGCGCACGGGTGGGTGCACCGGAACATCACCGTGCGCACGGTGCTCGTCTGCGACGACGGCCGCGTGATGCTCACCGGCCTGGCGGCCGGGGCCGCGGAGGAGGCGCTGTGCGGGTACGACCCGATACCGGATCGGGACGATTCCGGGACTCGGGCTGCTGAGTCAGGGGTTGCCGGAGGTGCCGGGTCCGGTGGTCGCGCCGGGCAGGCGGGGGGCGGGGGTTCGCCCGGCGCCGGCGGGGGTGTTCCGCGGGGTGCCGGGACCGGTGCGCCAGGTGCGCCCCGCGGGTCCGGGTTCGGCGGTGGGCGTACGCCGGGTGTCGCTGTGGCGGCGTCGGCGGCCGGGTCCGACCCCGAGGCCGCTCGGCGGGCCGCGATCGAGGCTCGGGCGGAGCGGGGGGCGCCGGTTCCGGGGACGCCCACGGGGAGTGCCGCGGGTGGCGCGGGCCCACGTGCGCTCGAAGCGGGGGGAGCGGAAGGGGCGGCCCAAGCGGGGGGCGCCGGTGGCGACATACGGGCCGCGCGCGCCGGGGCCATCGCCGCGTACCGCGCCGGAGCGCGCGCCGCCGCCCGCGTGCAGGAAGAACAGCGGGGCAGCCAGGTCGCGTTGCCCGCGGCTCGGCCTTCGGCTCAAGCCGATCAAGCGGAGCTTGCCGAACGCGCCGGCCAAGCCGACGCATCGTCACCCCAGCCCCAGCCCCAGCCCCAGCCCCGGTCCCATGCCCACGCCCCGGGGCACAGCACGTCCCAGCCCCTCGGCCAGGGCGGCGGCGCTCCCCTGCTTCCCGGCCAAGCCACACCCCCCGGTCAGATAGCCGACCCGTACGGCGTCCGGGCCGGTAACGGCAGCACCTGGCATGGCGCCCAGCCGCGCACGGGCACAGGCCCCGGCACCGGCACCCATCCCGGCATCGACTCCGGTGCCATCGACGGTGGCACCGCTCAAGGACGCGCGGCGCTCCCCGCCGCCGGCCCGAACAGCGCGGCGCGCACCGGCACCGGTACCCCCGCGCTCGCGCCGGGGCAGTGGTCCGCCGCCGAGCACGGCGGTCCCGGACCCTCGACGGCCGTCGGCGCCCAGGACCACACCCGAACCCCCGACGGCACCCAGGGCCGGACCGGCCATTGGAACGAGCTGGTCGCGGGGGCGTCGTCGCCGCGCCGGGGTCCGGCCACCGCGCTCGCCGCCGAGCGGGCCCGGCAGGCGCGGATGGCCGTGGTCGGGCCGGTGACCGAGCGATGGGCGCCGGAGCAGGCCGGGCCGGTGCACGAGAACTGGCAGTTGGCGGCGCCGATCGGGCCCGCCACCGACCTCTGGGCGCTGGGCGCGCTGCTCTTCCGCGCCGTGCAGGGGCACGCGCCCTACCCGGAGGAGAACACCGCCGAACTGGTGCAGTTGGTGTGCGCGGAGCCGCCCGCGTTCGCCGAGGAGTGCGGACCGCTCAGGCCCGTCGTGGAGTCGCTGCTGCGCCAGGACCCCACCGAGCGGCTCGACTTCGAGGAGCTGCGCGGCTGGCTGCGTTCCCTCGTGCGGTCCGCGCCGGAGCCCGAGGCCGGGACGCATGTCGTCGCGACGCCCCCCGTCGACCCGAGGCGGCTGCCGATCGTACGGCGCCGCGGCGAGCTCGTCCGCAGGCGCCGCGCCGGGCTGCCCGCGACCAGTCCGCACGCCCGCCACAAGCGTTCCAGGAAGGACAGGCCGGCCAAGCCCCGCCGTCTGGGCCGGAATCTGCTCCTGCTGGTGCTGCTTCTGCTGGCCGCGGGGATCGCGTACGCCATGGTCTTCATGCCGAAGGCCGAGCCGACCAGCAGCGGCGGCAGCGGCAGTACCAGCGGCACGGACGGTGACCGGACCGGTGCCGCCGGAGACGTCAGCCCCGCCCCCGACACCGGCGGGGACGGTAAGGCGAGCAGCGAGCCACGGCCCGACCAGACGTCTCCCGGCGCCGACAAGAGCCCCTCGGATGCGGCCAGTTCGACCGAGTCGCAGTCGTCCGGCAACGCCGATGTCGCCCAGGGGTTCAAGCTCCGCAAGGACCCCGAGGGCTTCAGCGTCGCGGTGGCCGACGGCTGGGACCGTACGCCGAAGAACGGCAGCGGCCAAGTCGTGTACTCCCAGGGAGACTTCGAGCTCATCGTGGTACCCGGCCGGGACAGCACGTCGACGTACGGCGGCGACCCGATGACGTACCAGCGGGAGAGCGAGCGTGAGTTGCAGCCGTTCCGGGACTCGACCTGGGCCACGTCCAGTGGGATGCGGCGGATCGACGTGGGCGGACGGACGATGGCCGAGGGGCAGTTCACCTGGCAGGACTCGGCAGGGCGCTCGCTGTACGTACGCAACCTCGCGATCCTCATCGGCGGGCGGTACCACGTGGTGCAGCTGCGCGGCCCGGAGGCCGAACGGGACGAGGTGACACGGCTGTACGAGCAGGCGTCGGCGACGTATCAGGTCGCCGGCTGA
- a CDS encoding serine hydrolase domain-containing protein, with protein sequence MPARRTPRTLLAIPVLLALLCLVPTGLPDVTRAASQDPAASTSAPAPVPAPAPAPPEDTAAAKDANPGREATPGKDANPAEDAPPAKNATPPKGAASAQNATPAEDADLALLVTRGKAPAAALLARDDSGSRFVGAGHGMARSDHFRAGSITKTFIATLVLQLAAERRLSLSDSVDDHLPGLVRGAGNDGRRLTLRALLTHTSGLYDFTADTKGTVPVSPLQAVRIALTHPPADRGHFAYSNTNYVLLGMVVEQITGHSYAAEAERRIITPLRLTGTSFPGARSSLPLPHGRAYTADGSDVTELDPRVAGAAGELVSTLADLNRFYRALLDGDLLLPRVLHEMLNTRAAHGSYGMGLFPVKLPCGTTVWGHNGRISGSYVRTAATVDGRRVLTFRVNTDGIADPKLEPALLAAEFCPRTS encoded by the coding sequence ATGCCAGCGCGCAGGACACCTCGGACACTTCTGGCCATTCCCGTGCTCCTGGCGCTGCTCTGCCTAGTCCCGACCGGCTTGCCGGACGTGACCCGGGCCGCCTCCCAAGACCCCGCGGCCTCGACCTCGGCCCCTGCCCCAGTCCCGGCTCCCGCCCCTGCCCCTCCCGAAGACACCGCTGCGGCCAAGGACGCGAACCCGGGCAGGGAAGCGACCCCGGGCAAGGACGCCAACCCCGCCGAAGACGCGCCCCCGGCCAAGAACGCCACCCCGCCCAAGGGCGCGGCCTCTGCCCAGAACGCCACCCCGGCCGAAGACGCTGACCTCGCCCTCCTCGTCACCCGTGGCAAGGCCCCCGCCGCCGCCCTGCTGGCCCGCGACGACTCCGGCTCACGCTTCGTCGGCGCCGGTCACGGAATGGCCCGATCCGACCACTTCCGCGCGGGCAGCATCACCAAGACGTTCATCGCGACGCTGGTCCTGCAGCTCGCCGCCGAACGCCGGCTGTCCCTGTCCGACTCCGTGGACGATCACCTCCCCGGTCTGGTGCGCGGCGCGGGCAACGACGGCCGCCGCCTGACCCTGCGCGCCCTGCTCACCCACACCAGCGGCCTCTACGACTTCACCGCGGACACCAAGGGCACCGTCCCCGTCAGCCCGCTTCAGGCCGTACGCATCGCACTCACCCACCCCCCGGCCGACCGCGGCCACTTCGCCTACTCGAACACCAACTACGTACTGCTCGGCATGGTCGTCGAGCAGATCACCGGCCACTCGTACGCCGCCGAGGCCGAGCGCCGCATCATCACTCCTCTCCGGCTGACCGGCACCTCCTTCCCCGGTGCCCGCTCCTCGCTGCCCTTGCCGCACGGTCGCGCGTACACCGCAGACGGCTCGGACGTCACCGAACTCGACCCGCGCGTGGCCGGCGCCGCGGGTGAGCTGGTCAGCACGCTCGCCGACCTGAACCGCTTCTACCGGGCCCTGCTGGACGGCGACCTGCTGCTCCCACGCGTGCTGCACGAGATGCTCAACACCCGTGCCGCACATGGCTCGTACGGCATGGGCCTGTTCCCCGTGAAGCTGCCGTGCGGCACCACGGTGTGGGGGCACAACGGCCGTATCTCCGGCAGCTACGTGCGCACCGCGGCCACCGTCGACGGTCGTCGTGTCCTCACCTTCCGGGTGAACACGGACGGGATCGCAGACCCGAAACTCGAACCCGCCCTGCTCGCCGCCGAGTTCTGCCCCCGCACCTCGTAG
- a CDS encoding nucleotide sugar dehydrogenase, whose protein sequence is MPADLAVIGLGHLGLPLAQAAVAAGIPTLGYKTGPEGGSLTPAELRRMLSGGFRPATNPAELGRVRTAVICAPTPRGADGGLDLGQVEAAARTLAAQLRPHTTVILESPVHPGTTEEFLRPLLEEGSGLRVGRDFHLAYSPSRFDPGNRDFAPANTPKVIGGLTPACTESAAAFYGRLTDKVVRARGPREAETVQLLETNFRHVNIALVNEMAVLCHDLGVDLWDVIRCAETKPFGFQAFRPGPGVGGHGIPQDLTGHTGRSLRMVELAQQVNSHMPQYVIQRAATLLNEHGKSARAARVLLLGVTYKPDLADQEGSPAHEIALRLMELGASVSYHDPHVPAWSVLGRPVPRADSFYEAAADADLTILLQQHRTYDLQGLSVKAQLLLDTRGATPTGAAHRL, encoded by the coding sequence ATGCCCGCAGATCTCGCCGTCATCGGACTCGGACATCTCGGCCTGCCGCTGGCCCAGGCCGCCGTCGCCGCCGGCATCCCCACGCTCGGCTACAAGACGGGTCCGGAAGGCGGCTCCCTGACCCCCGCCGAACTGCGCCGGATGCTCTCGGGGGGCTTCCGGCCGGCCACCAACCCCGCGGAACTCGGCCGCGTACGCACCGCGGTCATCTGCGCGCCGACTCCGCGGGGCGCGGACGGCGGTCTCGATCTGGGTCAGGTGGAGGCGGCCGCCCGCACCCTTGCCGCGCAGCTGCGCCCGCACACCACGGTGATCCTGGAATCGCCCGTACATCCCGGCACCACGGAGGAATTCCTCCGCCCGCTCCTCGAAGAGGGCTCCGGGCTGCGCGTGGGGCGCGATTTCCACCTCGCGTACTCGCCCAGCCGGTTCGATCCCGGCAACCGCGACTTCGCCCCCGCCAACACGCCGAAGGTCATCGGCGGTCTGACCCCCGCCTGCACCGAGTCGGCCGCCGCCTTCTACGGGCGCCTCACCGACAAGGTCGTACGCGCGCGTGGACCACGCGAAGCGGAAACGGTGCAGCTCCTGGAGACCAACTTCCGGCACGTCAACATCGCCCTCGTCAACGAGATGGCCGTGCTCTGCCACGACCTGGGCGTCGACCTGTGGGACGTCATCCGGTGCGCCGAGACCAAGCCGTTCGGCTTCCAGGCGTTCCGGCCGGGCCCCGGTGTGGGCGGCCACGGCATCCCCCAGGATCTGACCGGCCACACGGGCCGCTCCCTCCGGATGGTCGAGCTGGCCCAGCAGGTCAACAGCCACATGCCGCAGTACGTCATCCAGCGCGCCGCCACCCTCCTCAACGAGCACGGCAAATCGGCCCGCGCCGCGCGCGTGCTGCTCCTCGGCGTCACCTACAAGCCCGATCTCGCCGACCAGGAGGGCTCTCCCGCCCACGAGATCGCGCTGCGCCTGATGGAACTCGGGGCGTCCGTCAGCTACCACGACCCACACGTCCCGGCGTGGAGCGTCCTCGGGCGCCCGGTCCCGCGCGCCGACTCCTTCTACGAGGCCGCGGCCGACGCCGACCTCACGATCCTGCTCCAGCAGCACCGCACGTACGACCTGCAAGGACTCTCCGTGAAGGCCCAACTCCTGCTGGACACACGGGGAGCGACCCCGACCGGGGCGGCGCACCGGCTCTGA
- a CDS encoding glycerol-3-phosphate dehydrogenase/oxidase: MRTATLGPAERAESLAAMAEHELDVLVIGAGVVGAGTALDAVTRGLSTGLVEARDWASGTSSRSSKLIHGGLRYLEMLDFALVREALKERGLLLERLAPHLVKPVPFLYPLQHKGWERWYAGSGVALYDAMSMVRGHGRGLPTHRHLSRRQALRVAPALKKDALVGALQYYDAQMDDARYVTTLVRTAAAYGAKVANRARVTSFLREGERVVGARVQDVEGGGEYEIRAKQVVNATGVWTDDTQAMVGERGQFHVRASKGIHLVVPKDRINSSTGLILRTEKSVLFVIPWGRHWIIGTTDTGWDLDKAHPAASSADIDYLLEHVNSVLSVPLTRDDVEGVYAGLRPLLAGESDATSKLSREHTVAHPVPGLVVVAGGKYTTYRVMAKDAVDEAVHGLDQRVADCVTEDIPLLGAEGYRALWNARARIAQRTGLHVARVEHLLNRYGSLAEELLDLIAENPSLGEPLAAAEDYLRAEIVYAASHEGARHLDDVLTRRTRISIETFDRGTRCAREAAELMAPVLGWDKDQIEREVEHYDKRVEAERESQRQPDDLTADAARLGAPDIVPL; this comes from the coding sequence GTGAGGACAGCGACACTGGGGCCGGCGGAGCGCGCCGAGTCACTGGCGGCCATGGCCGAGCACGAGCTGGATGTGCTGGTCATCGGCGCGGGAGTGGTCGGCGCGGGCACGGCGCTCGACGCCGTGACACGAGGCCTGTCCACGGGCCTGGTCGAGGCGCGTGACTGGGCGTCGGGCACGTCGAGCAGATCCAGCAAGCTGATCCACGGTGGCCTGCGCTATCTGGAGATGCTCGACTTCGCGCTGGTGCGCGAGGCCCTGAAGGAGCGCGGACTGCTCCTCGAACGGCTCGCACCGCACCTCGTGAAGCCCGTCCCGTTCCTCTACCCGCTCCAGCACAAGGGCTGGGAGCGGTGGTACGCGGGCTCGGGCGTCGCGCTCTACGACGCGATGTCGATGGTGCGCGGCCACGGCCGCGGACTGCCGACGCATCGTCATCTGAGCCGCCGCCAAGCCCTGCGCGTCGCCCCCGCCTTGAAGAAGGACGCGCTGGTCGGCGCCCTGCAGTACTACGACGCGCAGATGGACGACGCCCGCTACGTGACCACGCTGGTGCGCACGGCGGCGGCGTACGGCGCGAAGGTCGCCAACCGCGCGCGCGTGACCAGCTTCCTGCGCGAGGGTGAACGCGTCGTCGGTGCCAGGGTGCAGGACGTCGAAGGGGGCGGGGAGTACGAGATCCGCGCCAAACAGGTCGTCAACGCCACGGGCGTGTGGACCGACGACACCCAGGCGATGGTGGGGGAGCGGGGACAGTTCCACGTACGGGCGTCCAAGGGCATACACCTGGTCGTGCCGAAGGACCGGATCAACTCCTCCACAGGCCTGATCCTGCGTACCGAGAAGTCCGTGCTGTTCGTCATCCCGTGGGGGCGCCACTGGATCATCGGCACCACCGACACCGGCTGGGACCTCGACAAGGCCCACCCGGCGGCGTCCAGCGCGGACATCGACTATCTGCTGGAGCATGTGAACTCGGTGCTCTCGGTGCCGCTGACCCGCGACGACGTAGAGGGTGTGTACGCGGGGCTGCGGCCGCTGCTGGCCGGCGAGTCGGACGCCACCAGCAAGCTGTCGCGTGAGCACACGGTGGCCCATCCGGTGCCGGGGCTCGTGGTCGTGGCCGGCGGCAAGTACACGACGTACCGGGTGATGGCCAAGGACGCGGTGGACGAGGCGGTGCACGGCCTCGACCAGCGGGTCGCCGACTGCGTCACCGAGGACATTCCGCTCCTGGGCGCCGAGGGATACCGGGCGCTGTGGAACGCGCGAGCGCGGATCGCCCAGCGCACCGGACTCCATGTGGCGCGTGTGGAGCACCTGCTGAACCGGTACGGGTCGCTCGCCGAGGAACTCCTCGACCTCATCGCCGAGAACCCGTCCCTGGGCGAGCCCCTGGCAGCCGCCGAGGACTACCTCCGGGCCGAGATCGTCTACGCCGCCTCGCACGAGGGCGCCCGGCATCTGGACGACGTGCTGACCCGGCGCACCCGCATATCGATCGAGACCTTCGACCGGGGCACGCGCTGCGCCCGCGAGGCGGCCGAGCTGATGGCGCCGGTCCTGGGCTGGGACAAGGACCAGATCGAGCGCGAGGTGGAGCACTACGACAAGCGGGTCGAGGCCGAGCGGGAGTCCCAGCGCCAGCCGGACGACCTGACGGCGGACGCGGCGCGGCTGGGGGCGCCGGACATCGTGCCGCTTTGA